Proteins from a single region of Zhongshania aliphaticivorans:
- a CDS encoding enoyl-CoA hydratase-related protein — MSDATQFSSFRFEVNAAVAHIVLNRSDKRNCLVREFWYDLPQAVKLAERLPEVRCILLRAEGKMFSSGIDLAVLQGLTAMGDGLELARKADHLRRTVLSLQDAISALEETRLPVIAAIQGACIGGALDVVCAADIRLAESATAFTPLEMDFGFVPDLGTVQRLTANLPSAVVADWLMDCRTVSGDEAKHLGFVSRVVADAGELESMAVALAERIAARSPVAIMGAKEVMKFTKEHGVKASLRYTATWQSSVFPGDDVANCLKAKQTGGAPSHENMADDRPLYGKEDTLQQ, encoded by the coding sequence ATGAGCGATGCCACACAATTTTCTAGCTTTAGATTTGAAGTAAATGCAGCTGTAGCACATATTGTGCTGAATAGAAGTGATAAGCGAAATTGTCTCGTTAGAGAATTTTGGTATGATCTTCCTCAGGCGGTAAAACTTGCTGAACGGCTACCAGAAGTGCGGTGTATTTTATTGCGCGCTGAGGGAAAAATGTTTAGCTCGGGAATCGACTTAGCGGTCTTACAAGGCTTAACCGCCATGGGGGATGGCTTGGAGTTGGCGAGAAAGGCAGACCACCTCAGGCGCACCGTACTGTCCCTACAAGATGCTATATCCGCGTTGGAAGAAACGAGATTGCCCGTCATTGCCGCTATTCAAGGTGCGTGTATTGGTGGTGCCTTAGATGTTGTGTGTGCTGCAGATATTCGTTTGGCAGAGTCAGCGACGGCATTCACTCCACTAGAAATGGACTTTGGCTTTGTGCCTGACCTCGGAACGGTTCAGCGTTTGACGGCAAATCTACCGTCTGCGGTAGTAGCTGATTGGCTGATGGATTGCAGGACCGTATCGGGCGACGAGGCTAAGCATCTGGGCTTTGTGTCTCGTGTGGTTGCCGATGCGGGTGAACTTGAATCGATGGCAGTAGCACTGGCAGAGCGGATTGCTGCTCGATCCCCCGTCGCCATTATGGGAGCCAAGGAGGTGATGAAGTTCACCAAGGAGCATGGTGTTAAGGCTAGCTTGCGCTATACCGCCACCTGGCAGTCGAGTGTCTTTCCCGGAGACGATGTGGCTAACTGCCTAAAGGCTAAACAGACCGGAGGTGCGCCTTCTCATGAGAATATGGCGGACGACCGACCGCTGTATGGCAAAGAAGATACACTTCAACAATAA
- a CDS encoding AMP-binding protein, which yields MNKIRAYSGIVYHAQYFPDTTAVTDDIGSYSYRELLDDALRTVSAFRQAGLMASDRVAMASDNRYEAIVLILSGLLGGPVIVPVNRRMSAAEMMWVITHSQAKILVCDSEAMSALTAVEGHGLQEIQCMTFEGGGTGLKSENKPFLSWLRTFTAADFDHHYQASRPYLQVYTSGTSGKPKGVVLTEENCLGQLSSLLMCLDVSLARGDSFYEGLPLFHVGGIMVTLLALSRGLALRFLGSFNPSAVLDMICTKQVVHVALVPAMIQACQNGDRNTAALQQLQTIMYGASPITETLLRNAKTRYQCDFFQIYGMTETHSVITVLGSSDHEQLFANKILAGTAGKPVPGAHLQIVDDQGVPLTPGQPGEIRVSCQHTMSGYWQNEAATNETVQEGYLYTGDVGFINDHGFLYIMDRKKDLIISGGENVSSLEVESALMAHPDINDVAVIGLPDERWGEMVTAVVVRSSDSVSEQDILAFSKNALAGFKTPKRIIFSDVIPRNANGKILKKNLRETYQKD from the coding sequence ATGAACAAAATAAGAGCCTACAGTGGCATTGTGTATCACGCGCAGTATTTTCCCGACACCACCGCCGTTACCGACGATATTGGTTCATATAGTTATAGAGAACTGCTCGATGATGCTTTGCGAACTGTATCAGCATTTCGGCAAGCGGGATTAATGGCTTCTGATCGGGTGGCCATGGCCAGTGATAACCGATACGAAGCCATTGTACTGATTTTGTCTGGCCTGCTTGGCGGCCCCGTTATTGTGCCGGTCAACCGACGTATGTCGGCTGCTGAGATGATGTGGGTTATCACCCATTCTCAGGCTAAGATTTTGGTTTGTGATAGCGAGGCGATGTCAGCTTTAACAGCAGTAGAAGGACATGGACTACAAGAAATTCAGTGCATGACTTTTGAGGGCGGTGGCACTGGTCTAAAAAGTGAGAATAAGCCATTTTTATCATGGCTTAGGACCTTTACAGCCGCTGACTTTGATCACCATTACCAAGCTAGTCGGCCTTATCTTCAAGTTTATACCTCGGGAACCAGTGGCAAGCCAAAGGGAGTGGTTCTCACAGAAGAAAATTGTTTGGGGCAGCTCTCGTCGTTGTTGATGTGTTTAGACGTATCGTTGGCAAGAGGTGATTCATTTTATGAAGGATTACCCCTTTTCCATGTCGGCGGAATCATGGTCACGCTATTGGCATTAAGTCGAGGTTTAGCGCTGCGATTCCTCGGCAGTTTTAATCCTAGCGCGGTGCTAGACATGATTTGCACAAAACAAGTAGTGCATGTCGCCTTAGTGCCAGCGATGATTCAGGCGTGTCAAAACGGAGATCGAAATACAGCGGCCTTACAGCAATTACAAACAATTATGTACGGTGCCTCACCCATCACGGAAACGTTGCTAAGAAATGCAAAAACGCGTTATCAATGTGATTTTTTTCAAATATACGGTATGACAGAAACCCATAGTGTCATTACGGTACTGGGATCCTCAGACCATGAACAACTCTTTGCTAATAAGATTCTAGCCGGTACAGCGGGAAAGCCGGTGCCAGGTGCACATTTACAAATTGTAGATGATCAAGGCGTACCGCTAACACCGGGTCAGCCTGGTGAAATAAGGGTGAGTTGCCAACATACCATGAGTGGCTATTGGCAGAACGAAGCCGCTACTAACGAGACAGTACAAGAGGGTTATCTCTATACAGGTGATGTTGGTTTTATCAATGATCACGGATTTCTTTACATCATGGATAGAAAGAAAGACCTTATCATTTCAGGTGGAGAAAATGTGTCCTCACTTGAAGTAGAAAGTGCCTTGATGGCCCACCCAGACATTAATGATGTGGCAGTGATTGGCTTGCCAGATGAGCGCTGGGGCGAGATGGTCACTGCGGTAGTAGTTAGGTCGTCTGATTCTGTGTCGGAGCAAGATATTTTAGCATTTTCTAAAAATGCACTAGCTGGATTTAAAACGCCAAAACGTATCATCTTCAGCGATGTTATTCCAAGAAATGCAAATGGAAAAATTTTGAAAAAAAATCTTAGAGAAACCTACCAAAAGGACTGA